A genome region from Nitrospira sp. includes the following:
- the topA gene encoding type I DNA topoisomerase, translated as MAKSLIIVESPTKARTITKYLGRGYSVMASVGHVKDLPTSKLGVDLENDFEPQYVTIKGKSKVLADIKKKAQEVDTVFLAPDPDREGEAIAWHIAQELHGKGKKKDGKVFRVLFNEITESAIKRALKSPGEIDMKLVQAQQARRVLDRIVGYQGSQLLWKKVRRGLSMGRVQSVAVRLICDREKEREAFRAEEYWSIVALLTGDNPPAFEAKLHSVNGQDADIGTGERAQQILDAVQGKPFVVQSIERKEKKRNPVAPFITSRLQQEAARKLHFSPKKTMTLAQQLYEGVEIGAEGPTGLITYMRTDSPRISQEATEDARVVIRERFGVEYLPATPNVYKTQKAAQEAHEAIRPTAAARDPESVKQYLEQDQYNLYKLIWNRFIASQMVPAIMDVTRVDSSPVGTTDRYVFRTTGTVVKFAGHTAVYLEGTDKELPSQKPRNEQEADDESDRQLPALREGEGLRLVAQEAQTLPGLVSKQHFTQPPPRYNEALLIRELEEKGIGRPSTYASIISTIQDRKYVEKVEGRFLPTETGRTVNDFLLKGFPDLLDTEFTSHMEEQLDEVEEGTKPWVAAVRDFYTPFVREMELAQGIPGPKDIVEPPTNLPCEKCGRMLEIKWGRNGKFLACPAYKEDPPCKNTQNFEKLPDGTIKIVPKVEETTDEKCEKCSSPMVVKSGRFGKFLACSAYPECKTTKAIALGVKCPQPGCGGDLVQKRTKKGRNFYSCSRYPQCEYALWDRPINKPCPTCQAPFLIEKVSKQAGRSVQCHKEECGYREAG; from the coding sequence ATGGCCAAATCGCTGATCATTGTTGAGTCGCCGACCAAGGCGCGCACCATCACGAAATATCTCGGGCGTGGCTATTCTGTCATGGCCTCCGTCGGCCACGTCAAGGACCTCCCTACCAGCAAGCTGGGTGTGGATCTCGAAAATGATTTCGAGCCCCAGTACGTCACGATCAAGGGCAAGTCGAAAGTGCTGGCCGACATCAAAAAGAAAGCCCAAGAAGTCGACACCGTATTTTTGGCGCCGGACCCTGATCGAGAGGGAGAGGCGATTGCCTGGCATATTGCGCAGGAGTTGCACGGCAAGGGGAAGAAGAAAGACGGCAAAGTCTTTCGTGTGTTGTTCAACGAAATCACGGAATCGGCGATCAAGCGGGCTCTGAAGTCGCCGGGTGAAATCGACATGAAGCTGGTCCAGGCCCAGCAGGCCCGACGAGTCCTTGACCGCATCGTGGGGTACCAGGGTAGTCAATTGCTGTGGAAAAAGGTGCGTCGCGGACTCAGCATGGGCCGGGTTCAATCCGTGGCCGTGCGGTTGATTTGCGATCGGGAGAAGGAGCGAGAAGCCTTCCGGGCGGAAGAATACTGGTCGATCGTCGCGTTGTTGACCGGGGACAATCCACCGGCATTTGAAGCCAAATTGCATTCCGTGAACGGTCAGGATGCCGACATCGGCACAGGTGAGCGGGCCCAGCAAATTCTGGATGCGGTGCAGGGGAAGCCGTTCGTTGTCCAATCGATTGAACGCAAAGAAAAGAAACGCAATCCGGTCGCCCCCTTCATCACCAGCCGGCTTCAACAGGAAGCCGCCAGGAAGTTGCATTTCAGCCCGAAGAAGACGATGACGCTGGCGCAGCAGCTGTACGAAGGCGTCGAAATTGGGGCAGAAGGGCCGACCGGTCTCATTACCTATATGAGAACGGACTCGCCGAGAATTTCGCAAGAAGCGACGGAAGACGCCAGAGTGGTGATTCGGGAACGGTTCGGCGTTGAGTATCTGCCCGCTACCCCGAACGTGTACAAGACACAGAAAGCCGCGCAAGAAGCGCATGAGGCTATCCGCCCGACTGCGGCCGCGCGCGATCCTGAATCTGTTAAGCAATACCTAGAGCAGGATCAATACAATCTGTATAAGCTCATTTGGAACCGTTTCATTGCCTCGCAGATGGTCCCTGCCATTATGGATGTGACGCGTGTGGATTCCTCTCCGGTCGGAACCACGGATCGATATGTGTTTCGTACCACCGGCACCGTGGTGAAGTTTGCTGGCCATACGGCTGTGTACTTAGAGGGAACCGACAAAGAATTGCCGTCGCAGAAGCCCAGGAATGAACAGGAAGCGGACGACGAATCAGATCGTCAACTTCCTGCATTGCGTGAAGGTGAAGGGTTGCGTCTGGTCGCCCAGGAAGCCCAGACCTTGCCCGGCCTCGTCTCCAAACAGCATTTCACTCAGCCCCCGCCGCGTTACAACGAAGCCTTGCTGATTCGGGAGCTGGAAGAAAAGGGGATCGGTCGTCCCTCCACCTATGCCTCGATCATCTCGACGATCCAGGATCGAAAGTATGTCGAGAAAGTCGAGGGCCGTTTCCTCCCCACTGAAACCGGGAGGACGGTGAACGACTTTCTGTTGAAGGGATTTCCGGATCTGCTGGATACCGAATTTACGTCCCACATGGAAGAGCAACTCGATGAGGTTGAAGAAGGTACGAAGCCCTGGGTCGCAGCCGTACGCGATTTCTACACTCCGTTTGTGCGGGAGATGGAGCTGGCTCAAGGGATCCCCGGGCCGAAGGATATCGTCGAGCCTCCCACGAACCTTCCTTGTGAAAAATGCGGTCGCATGTTGGAAATCAAATGGGGCCGGAACGGGAAGTTCTTAGCCTGCCCCGCCTATAAGGAAGATCCTCCCTGCAAGAATACGCAAAATTTTGAAAAGTTGCCTGATGGGACGATCAAGATTGTTCCTAAGGTGGAAGAGACGACGGACGAGAAGTGCGAAAAGTGTTCAAGCCCTATGGTGGTCAAATCCGGCCGCTTCGGGAAGTTTCTGGCCTGTTCCGCCTATCCCGAATGTAAGACCACCAAGGCGATCGCCTTAGGTGTGAAATGTCCCCAGCCTGGTTGCGGGGGAGATCTCGTTCAGAAGCGTACGAAAAAGGGCCGCAATTTTTATTCGTGCAGTCGTTACCCACAATGTGAGTATGCCTTGTGGGACCGCCCGATCAATAAGCCCTGTCCCACGTGTCAGGCGCCATTCCTCATTGAGAAGGTCAGTAAGCAGGCCGGCCGTTCGGTGCAGTGTCACAAGGAAGAGTGCGGCTATCGGGAAGCCGGATAG
- the bfr gene encoding bacterioferritin, protein MKAKQGVIELLNKVLTADLTAINQYFVHAKMCSNWGYEQLHHKVRERSIDEMKDADELISHILYLEGVPNVQRMNTVQIGETVPEQFKLDLKAEQEMLTLLSDGVVHCAKVGDFTTRHMLEDMAKDVDQHIDWIETQIETIKQVGLENYLAEQIHKDS, encoded by the coding sequence ATGAAAGCGAAACAAGGCGTCATTGAGCTTCTGAATAAGGTCCTCACTGCGGATCTCACTGCGATCAACCAATATTTCGTCCATGCGAAAATGTGTTCAAACTGGGGCTATGAACAGCTGCATCACAAAGTTCGAGAACGTAGCATCGATGAAATGAAAGATGCGGATGAGCTGATCAGCCACATTCTGTACTTGGAAGGGGTGCCGAATGTTCAGCGTATGAATACGGTGCAGATCGGAGAAACTGTTCCCGAGCAGTTCAAGCTTGATCTTAAGGCCGAACAGGAAATGCTCACGCTGCTCAGCGACGGGGTTGTGCATTGCGCCAAAGTGGGAGATTTTACGACGCGTCATATGCTTGAAGACATGGCGAAGGATGTGGATCAGCACATCGACTGGATCGAGACCCAAATTGAGACGATCAAGCAGGTAGGGCTTGAGAATTATTTGGCCGAGCAGATTCACAAAGACAGTTAA
- the bfr gene encoding bacterioferritin, whose translation MKAKEGVLDILNKVLVSELTAVHQYLLHAALCKHWGYGRLHERFSHLAQEEVSHSSGLIDHILYLGGAPKVDHLDAVATGKKVSDLLEGDLTFERDDAEVLRDGIAHCTKVGDFTTRNRLEEMIVDTEEHIDWFETQLCTIKQVGLDRYLAEQIHSEKS comes from the coding sequence ATGAAAGCGAAAGAGGGCGTTCTCGATATCCTGAATAAAGTGTTGGTGAGTGAGCTTACGGCCGTGCATCAATATCTTCTGCATGCGGCCTTGTGCAAACATTGGGGTTATGGCCGGCTGCACGAACGGTTCAGTCACCTGGCCCAGGAGGAAGTGAGTCATTCCTCGGGCTTGATTGATCATATTTTGTATCTAGGCGGTGCACCCAAAGTAGATCATCTGGACGCGGTTGCGACCGGAAAGAAAGTATCGGATCTGCTGGAGGGCGATCTGACCTTCGAGCGTGACGACGCGGAAGTCCTTCGTGACGGAATTGCCCATTGCACGAAGGTCGGCGATTTCACGACCCGGAATCGGCTGGAGGAAATGATCGTTGATACCGAGGAGCATATCGATTGGTTCGAGACCCAGCTGTGTACCATCAAGCAAGTGGGGCTTGATCGATATTTGGCCGAGCAGATTCATTCCGAAAAGTCTTAG
- a CDS encoding AraC family transcriptional regulator, whose translation MMIHNTPDITIPTDRLQNISSELRAQSPKWADRLEQATTEQELRNLVCDLFNLSHALPSDGKSSGERHALAGRITRFIHENLHRGLTLKVLANFLGYSEKYCSDLFGRIMGESFSGYMRRHRVERAKSLLATTAQTLAEVATAVGFSDQFSFSHFFKRATGHSPSEVRSRRIHQRHRLTVHTMQKVL comes from the coding sequence ATGATGATACACAACACGCCCGACATCACCATACCAACTGACCGCCTCCAGAATATCTCGTCTGAGCTTCGGGCACAGTCACCAAAGTGGGCTGATCGTCTCGAGCAGGCCACGACGGAGCAGGAGCTCCGCAATCTCGTGTGTGATCTCTTCAACCTCTCCCATGCCCTCCCATCTGACGGAAAATCATCCGGTGAGAGACACGCGCTGGCTGGACGCATCACCCGCTTCATTCACGAGAATCTCCACCGTGGACTGACACTCAAAGTCCTGGCGAATTTCCTCGGCTACTCGGAGAAATATTGTTCTGATCTGTTTGGCCGCATCATGGGTGAATCGTTTTCCGGGTACATGAGACGACATCGGGTCGAACGTGCCAAGTCACTCCTCGCCACGACTGCGCAGACGCTGGCAGAAGTTGCGACCGCAGTCGGATTCAGCGATCAATTCTCTTTCAGCCATTTCTTCAAACGCGCCACCGGGCATTCTCCCAGTGAAGTTCGATCTCGACGGATACACCAACGGCATCGGCTGACAGTCCACACCATGCAGAAGGTACTGTAA
- a CDS encoding HD domain-containing phosphohydrolase, with product MHPSIVPINLTTQLIREIARQLDALNSLQLPKESLHAVRLLQLRRLTRRIEALIPGHFGHGERTAHYARMLGEAIGLTDDQHIDLQYAALLHDIGLLMLPGRLLDETEAHTLDDYALIQSHPREGAALLNPYRFLYEAARLIAHHHERWDGAGYPYGLRGAYIPLAARILAIADVFDSIAVRSISLHSALRTLQASAGSQFDPALTTIFCVRLRDQDRFPALSVNAVSLTALTVEPTVDQLNSPHTSLSTF from the coding sequence ATGCATCCATCAATAGTACCGATCAATCTCACAACTCAACTCATCCGAGAGATAGCCCGGCAGCTTGATGCCTTGAATTCTCTACAGCTCCCCAAAGAGTCCTTACACGCTGTCCGCCTGCTCCAACTTCGACGCCTGACGAGAAGAATCGAAGCCCTCATCCCAGGACACTTCGGACATGGCGAGCGCACGGCACATTATGCCCGCATGCTGGGCGAAGCCATCGGCCTTACAGACGATCAACACATCGACTTGCAGTATGCCGCGCTGTTGCACGATATCGGACTCCTCATGTTACCTGGCAGACTGCTCGACGAGACAGAAGCCCACACATTGGACGACTATGCTCTGATCCAAAGTCATCCTCGAGAAGGTGCTGCACTCCTGAATCCCTATCGATTCCTTTATGAGGCCGCCCGCCTGATCGCTCATCATCACGAACGATGGGACGGCGCCGGATATCCGTATGGGCTTCGCGGAGCCTATATCCCCCTGGCCGCAAGAATTCTGGCCATTGCAGACGTGTTCGACAGCATTGCCGTCCGATCAATTTCGTTACACAGCGCCCTGCGAACGCTCCAAGCGTCGGCAGGCTCGCAGTTTGATCCGGCACTGACCACCATATTTTGTGTACGGTTACGCGATCAAGACCGGTTCCCGGCTCTCTCAGTGAATGCAGTGAGTCTGACCGCTCTCACTGTTGAACCGACCGTCGACCAGCTCAACTCCCCTCACACGTCCCTTTCAACATTCTAA
- a CDS encoding FMN-binding protein, which translates to MFSTLSAYRTATAVVLLMTSSLPALATEKVWDSELRRYITDDDFKYEEFMTEDEAVKAILPQSQRIRKETLRLAQDKKSTVEQRIGWKFPEDSFDLYIGETGDKVDGYAMIHNTIGKYKPMTYMVGVDPKGNCTDVELLVFRDAKGSEVGKKRFNSQYDGKTVSDPIRINKDIINISGATMSVRSMSAGVKRVLVLVDEFYLKPAGLGSDTVAVQKAERGFLGTLFGN; encoded by the coding sequence ATGTTCAGTACATTGAGTGCGTACCGCACCGCAACCGCAGTCGTATTGCTAATGACCTCGTCCCTCCCCGCTTTGGCGACGGAGAAAGTCTGGGACAGTGAACTACGCCGATACATTACCGACGACGACTTCAAGTATGAAGAGTTCATGACGGAGGACGAGGCCGTCAAGGCGATCCTTCCCCAGTCGCAACGAATCCGAAAGGAAACGCTCCGCCTGGCGCAAGACAAGAAGAGTACCGTCGAACAACGCATCGGCTGGAAGTTCCCAGAGGACTCATTCGACCTGTATATCGGCGAGACTGGCGACAAAGTGGACGGATATGCGATGATCCACAACACCATCGGCAAATATAAACCGATGACCTATATGGTTGGAGTGGATCCCAAAGGGAATTGCACCGACGTCGAATTGTTAGTGTTTCGCGATGCAAAAGGCAGCGAAGTCGGGAAAAAGCGATTCAACTCCCAATATGACGGCAAAACGGTCTCGGATCCCATACGAATCAATAAAGATATTATCAACATCAGCGGGGCTACAATGTCCGTCCGGTCGATGAGTGCCGGCGTCAAACGTGTGCTGGTCCTGGTGGACGAGTTTTACTTGAAGCCGGCCGGCTTAGGAAGCGACACGGTCGCGGTGCAGAAGGCCGAGAGAGGATTCTTAGGGACCCTGTTCGGTAACTAA